One part of the Engraulis encrasicolus isolate BLACKSEA-1 chromosome 17, IST_EnEncr_1.0, whole genome shotgun sequence genome encodes these proteins:
- the slc16a9b gene encoding monocarboxylate transporter 9b, whose translation MTLQSKKALDGGWGWAVVTASFLALLLAYGSPQSVGVLYPEWLSVYQEGKGMTAWVGSLVSGVGLIASPICSACVVNFGARPVTIFSGVMVAGGLMLSAFAPNIPFLIFSYGIVVGLGCGLVYAATMTITCQYFDKRRGLALGIVSTGTSAGGFLYATGQGELIELFGLHGCLLIIGSLALNIIACAGLMRPLNLPAYYLKQKAAALEKAKELELELEKEVEEKESQLLEKVVVVSSDPDPAKPPSTPSTTVTTTEKTAEDPLISKRDGDKHSTPLPPPHPLPPPPQFERSFSICAVLVEVIKKKQRSYSSYAHAMAELFRDRVFGMLCVACFLFSLGAFPPLLFLEDVAQSSGLAEGLSLFPLVSIVQVASMMGKLGLGAMTDIRWMNSVHLYAATAVGAGLALLAIPLTKSYAGLQVISAAIGFMSGNWSITPYATATVVGIERLTEAHGILMFFGGFGIMLGPPVVGSFFDYMQSYDLAFYFSGVCVLLGGSLLIISALPCWARQRGEGQETRHTDQEQQQKYKEDLVAAVA comes from the exons atGACTCTTCAGAGCAAGAAGGCCCTGGACGGCGGCTGGGGATGGGCTGTGGTGACCGCATCTTTCCTGGCCCTCCTCCTGGCCTACGGGTCCCCCCAGTCCGTGGGCGTGCTCTACCCAGAGTGGCTCAGCGTCTACCAGGAGGGTAAAGGCATGACGGCCTGGGTGGGCTCCCTGGTATCTGGTGTCGGCCTGATTGCAA GTCCTATATGCAGTGCATGTGTGGTGAACTTCGGAGCCCGGCCGGTTACCATCTTCAGTGGCGTCATGGTCGCGGGCGGCCTGATGCTCAGCGCTTTTGCACCCAACATCCCCTTCCTCATCTTCTCCTATGGCATAGTCGTCG GACTAGGCTGTGGGCTTGTCTATGCTGCTACCATGACAATCACCTGTCAGTATTTCGATAAGAGACGTGGCCTGGCCCTTGGTATCGTCTCAACAG gtaccAGTGCTGGAGGCTTCCTGTATGCCACGGGCCAGGGCGAGCTGATCGAGCTGTTCGGCCTGCACGGCTGCCTGCTCATCATCGGCTCGCTGGCCCTCAACATCATTGCCTGCGCCGGGCTGATGAGGCCCCTCAACCTACCCGCCTACTACCTCAAACAGAAAGCTGCCGCCCTGGAGAAGGCCaaagagctggagctggagctggaaaaggaggtggaggagaaggagagccaGCTCCtggagaaggtggtggtggtgagctcAGACCCTGACCCCGCCAAGCCACCATCAACACCATCAACAACGGTGACCACAACTGAGAAGACCGCGGAGGACCCTCTGATCTCCAAGAGGGATGGAGATAAACACtcgactcctcttcctcctcctcatcctctgccaccaccaccacagttcgAGAGGAGCTTCTCCATCTGCGCCGTGCTGGTGGAGGTCATCAAGAAGAAGCAACGCTCCTACTCGTCGTACGCACACGCCATGGCCGAGCTGTTCCGCGACCGGGTCTTCGGCATGCTGTGCGTGGCCTGCTTCCTCTTCAGCCTGGGGGccttcccacctctcctcttcctggagGACGTGGCCCAAAGCAGCGGGCTGGCCGAAGGCCTCAGCCTCTTCCCCCTGGTCTCCATTGTGCAG gTGGCCAGTATGATGGGCAAGCTGGGTCTGGGCGCCATGACCGACATCCGCTGGATGAATAGCGTGCACCTGTACGCGGCCACGGCGGTAGGGGCGGGGCTGGCACTGCTGGCCATCCCACTGACCAAGAGCTACGCGGGGCTGCAGGTCATCTCGGCAGCCATCGGCTTCATGTCGGGCAACTGGTCCATCACGCCGTACGCTACCGCAACCGTTGTGGGCATTGAACGGCTGACGGAGGCGCACGGTATTCTCATGTTCTTTGGCGGCTTCGGAATCATGCTGGGGCCACCTGTTGTAG GTTCCTTCTTTGACTATATGCAGTCCTACGACTTGGCCTTCTacttcagtggtgtgtgtgtgctgctgggtggctctctcctcatcatctccgCTCTGCCCTGCTGGGCCAGGCAGAGGGGAGAGGGACAAGAAACGCGCCACACAGACCAAGAACAACAGCAAAAATACAAAGAAGACCTTGTGGCCGCCGTAGCCTGA
- the LOC134467295 gene encoding 5-hydroxytryptamine receptor 3C-like, with the protein MVVGWVNEFTRWTPEDFCGIRRISVPKDKLWMPDLTITENIETEAAMKESPYAQLLPGGVVYTTDSYRMTTSCRMDLYKFPFDTQRCTITLISFIYPIEELRLMSSYNASTVTENSRKMFQSMGEWELINVDISRVNLTIGVFVWDRLIYTVSMGRKPLLYVVNFLLPVLYFLLLDLASFFISERGGEKLSFKVTVLLAISVLLLILHDMLPSTDQHIPLIGIYCLGIFSFVALSLLETIFVSFLLRTGSRRARTATNPAMTPALTPVVTSAPEGSPDSEQGVDMAKDTWTCGPEGVCVNRLAEGVCVARLARVIDVIYFLSYLVSVTIFLLLTTLNWFY; encoded by the exons ATGGTCGTG GGCTGGGTGAATGAGTTCACCCGCTGGACGCCTGAAGACTTCTGTGGAATCAGACGCATCTCTGTTCCCAAAGACAAGCTATGGATGCCTGACCTGACCATCACagaaaa CATAGAGACGGAAGCGGCCATGAAAGAGAGCCCCTATGCCCAGCTGCTGCCGGGGGGCGTGGTGTACACCACTGACAGCTACCGCATGACCACCTCCTGCAGGATGGACCTCTATAAGTTCCCCTTCGACACCCAGCGATGCACCATCACACTCATATCATTCATCTACCCCA TTGAGGAGCTGAGGCTGATGTCGTCCTACAACGCCTCCACGGTGACGGAGAACTCCCGCAAGATGTTCCAGTCCATGGGGGAGTGGGAGCTGATCAACGTGGACATCAGCAGAGTCAACCTCACCATAGGGGTCTTCGTCTGGGATCGGCTCATCTACACG GTCAGCATGGGCAGGAAGCCCCTCCTCTACGTGGTGAACTTCCTGCTCCCCGTGCTCTACTTCCTGCTGCTGGACCTGGCCTCCTTCTTCATCAGCGAGCGCGGCGGCGAGAAGCTCAGCTTCAAGGTCACCGTGCTGCTGGCCATCTCCGTGCTGCTGCTCATCCTACACGACATGCTGCCCTCCACCGACCAGCACATCCCCCTGATTG GGATCTATTGTTTGGGGATCTTCTCGTTTGTGGCGCTGAGTCTGCTGGAGACCATCTTTGTCAGTTTCCTCCTGAGGACGGGATCTCGGAGGGCCAGGACAGCCACGAACCCTGCTATGACCCCAGCTTTGACCCCAGTAGTGACCTCCGCCCCAGAAGGGTCACCTGACAGCGAGCAAG gagtgGACATGGCCAAAGACACCTGGACTTGTGGaccggagggtgtgtgtgtgaacaggctggcggagggtgtgtgtgtggccagactGGCCAGGGTCATCGATGTCATCTACTTCCTGTCCTACCTCGTCAGCGTCACCATTTTCCTGCTGTTGACGACACTCAACTGGTTCTACTAG